Below is a window of Komagataella phaffii GS115 chromosome 1, complete sequence DNA.
CAATCCGTGGAAGCATCAGGTTAGTCAACTATTCATCCTGCTTATTCCCAAAGATAATCTGTGCCATCTTCAGTTTTCTACCGGCACTGTGCTTGCTCACTTAGTATAATAACTTTAATAAACCtataaagaaaaacaatTGATTTTATCTACTGTaaagttgttgattttTACTAAAATCCCCCAAATCCAGTACCGGTTGGTTGCAGACCAATGCCAGTACCATTGGTTAACAACAATCTTTGAGACCCTGCCTGTTCATCATCAGCATTTGTTTCTTGGCTCtgcctcttcttcagatcCTTGTACAACTCGTTGATTCTGTCCTGATTATTTTTGGCAATGGAGATTTCATAAGGCTTAGTGTAATCACCCAAACCATGAAGCCAGCTCAATTCTAAAATTGAGTCGGGGTTGACTAGATGATAACAGGCATACAAAGTGGCTACAAAGCACTCCTTATTACCAGTCTCAACGAAGTACTGCAATGTTTCAGATGCAACCTTCTCACTACCAGAAATGGCTGCAGTTTCAATGACGTCGCTCCACAACCTAtctgttttcaaaatggaaataGCTTTGTTCCACTTCTTGTTCTTACGGTAAAGGACTGCTGCAATTTGTCTGAAAAAGATTACCTCATGTTTCTCCAATCTTTCTGCCAGTCCTAGAGCATCAAACTTATCGTTGGATTCAATTACTGATCTCAAAGACTTGTaatcctcttcttcaataaGCAAATCGTGGTATGCTTGATTCACAATAGAGTTATTTTTGTCCAAGACGGAGATTAAGAACGGCTTCACTAATGGGAGGTTGTCCGATTTTTGGAACAACTTTACTACTCTTGGTAAGTCGATTCTTGGAATCATAACAGATAGCAAGTCCGTCAACAACGATGGATGCTCGTTCAGGTAAAAGTTGATAGCCTTGTAGTAGATTTCTAAGTTCGACACCTTGACAATAACCTCCTTGAATGAGCTGTGTTCAAATGCACTACTTGATCTTTCAATGATAGTCAAAGCAGCGTTGTCCCACTCATCGTAGTGACAGTATAAGAAAATCAGTTCAGGCCATAGATGAGCAGCCTCACAAGctctcaaaacttttggaatGTTGATACGAGACCaaaacaatttcaaatgCTCCATGGTTTTATCTGGAGAATACTTCGTGTACAAAACAGCAAGCTCAGTAAACATACCCATATGAGCACGTTCCAACCCTAGACCGTTTTCAAACAATGAAAGAAGTTGGTCAAAGTATCCAAAGTATTCGTATTTGTTAACAAGCTCGTCAAGTTCCTCGGCATGAATGATCAAATTCAAACCACAGATCTGGGCCAAACGGAATTCTTTGTTATCGATACAAGCTTCGTTGACTTGCTTCCATACCTTCACATTGGATGCCTTTCTAGCACAATCGACAGCAGCTTGGTAATCTCCCAGGTAAACTAAGGTAGATGCCAGCTTGCTGTAGTTAGAAATACTGGAATAAAGCAGCTTCGCAGCTTCATAGTTGTGCTTTTCGTACAACTTGTCACCAATAGATTCAAGATCAGCAGCATTTGACAATTGCAAAAAGTGTTCAATATCGTTCAATCTATCTGTGTTAGCATAGGCATTGATGATAGCGCCGTCAACCTTTGGTTCTCTTAAGGTTTCTCTAGCCATCTTTAGGAATGGAATAAGTTCCTCCTCTTTTCCTGCATGCTCCGCAATGTCAATGACTTGCtcaaagttggaaggaTCGCCAGCCTTGATATAAGATTCGATAGCCTCTGGAATTCGTAAACCATTTAGCTGGGCAGCACCCAATTGCGACCACAGTTCAGGTTTGTCAAGCTTTTCAGCATATTCTTCACCTCTATCAAGAGACATGACATCTTCCACTAGCACCTTCAAAGCCTTACCGTACAGTTCAAATTTGTTGTACACCTTGAATGCCTCTTCATACAATCCAGCTTCTGTGGCCAAAGAGCCAATCTCCTCCGGatcaaagtcatcaagcttttcaatgTATGAATCAACTCTTGTTTGATCAGCCTTGATGGCGGTCAAAATCAATAGTTCCTGTAAGGAAGGGTTATCGTTGAAAGGGGAAGGCTCCAAGATAATCTTTTCTAACAGCTCAATCAGTTCAGATGGCAAGTCGGCGTCCATAAAAGCCTCGACAGCCAATGATACTGGCTCAGGATCTTCAAGTTCTGGAATGGCAGTACCAACAACTTGGTCGATAAGTTGTCTCCTGTACATGTTGTCTTCAGAAAGAACAACTGACCACAATTGACGGTCAGATCTACTTAATAAGTATCTTGCTTGGTATTTGAACATTGCATTTTCATTTGTTATTTTGATGagttcttcatcattttgaCCCTTAGAATAAGCAATGTAAGCAAGGTATGGATCTCTCTTTTCACAATATTTACCAACAACAAGTGTATCGTAGTTATCGTTATCCTgcaagaatttttcaggATTGTTGTTAGAGTCAATGTAAATTTTGGCCAAAGTGTCGTACACGGTTTTGTCAGCAGACCCTCcttgaagagtttgttCTAAGAAAGGAAGCAACAGCTTCAATCTGTTTCGCTTTTCGACTTCCTCTACCAATGGGGCAATTGGAACTTGGCCAATTACTGTTTGTAGTAGGGATTGTATAATGGCCTCATCACAATCAACATCCAAAAGACCTGCAATGACTTGTGGTGTTTTGGAAGGATTGACTTGCTGAACATAAACTTCgataaacttgaaaaatttatTCTTGTACAGGTACAATACCAAATCATGAACAAAGTCATAACGATCACAAACAATGATCAAAGGTAACTGGTCATCCAACTTAgcttctttcaagaagttcTTAACTTTTTCACCATTGTAGACGTTATTCTCTCTGGTGACTCTCTCGATTTCTTTAACTTGTCCCAACTTAGCAGCGGCTTCAATGTACTTGAAGACAACTTCTGGTTCTTGCGTTACGTTAACAATAGAGGCCAAATAATAGTATTCACCTTCTGTGCACTTAAATTCCTCAAACACCTTGATCAAAGTTACTGGTCCTATCAAGTCTGAATATTTGGTGGCCACTTGAATCACAACCTGCAAGTTCTGTGCAATATTCTTGGAGAGCATTTCTCTTAAACATGCTACAGATTGTTCAACGTTGAGTTTGCCAAAGTAGTTGACTAACCAGTCGGTTGGAAAAGCTTGAGTGTTCACAATCACTCGCTTAATGTCCTTGATATCGTCAAAGTGCTCCAATGCTCTTTGAAACAAACCAGCCTTTTCTGCCAATGCGGCAATAGTTGGTCGGTCATATTGCGAAAACATGTTGTTCCCCAGAATAGCATCAGCCACTTGAGGAGCATGCAAAAGATTAATCTCCAATAACCGCGTTTGCAAATGGCCCTCTGCTGGTTTATCATCTTTTAATGCGTCCAAAAGGAAAGCGGTACCTTGCTGAATGTAGTTTTGAGACAAGAAAATATCAGCAATTTTCTCAATGTCTAAACCTGGAGTTTGTCGCAATAAGGATGTGGCAAACTCAGCCGCTTTGTCTGGATTCACTCTAAcaatattttgaatcaagATAGTGTATTCTGGGTGATAGTTGACCTTTTCACAGTAAGGCAAGATCTTGTCAAATTGGCCAATTTCAGCAAGGCATGACACTACCTTAACTGGAACTTGTGCACGCATGTAGACAGCCAAGGCAAGTGTGGTATCAAAAGGCTTGACGATGTCACCAAGCTCCTCGGATGATTGCAGCTTGTCTTCCTTTAACCATTTCTCGAATAGAGGCTTCTTATCCTGTTGTAGAACGGGCTTAGCCAATTCGATGGACTCGAACTTGTTTAAGGTTCCCTTGTCCAATAGGATGGAAAAGTAACTCAAGATAGGGGAGATCTGACCTGGGGCTGGCTGCAAGTTCTTCAGACGGTTGATCGTCTCAGAAGTTCTCAGTTGTTCAGAAGAGGCAGCAATCTTGGCAGCATTGTCGTAGTCTCCTGAGGCTAAGCACTGATTAAATTGTTGAGTAAAAAGATTCTCAGCTCCTGGAAGTCCACTTCTTGAAGCAAGAGATAGAGCCAAAGGAATGTTAGAGAGCTTGTTCAAAATATAAGGAATGAACGATTCTCTGGAGAGGTCAACAGTTAGCACCTGGCCGCTTCTGTTGATGGCGATGATACCGGTACCATTGTTGTATGAAGCGGCAGTAAATACAGGCTCTGCCGATATTCTGTTTACAAACAAACTGGTGCTTGACTCAACATCGTACAAGTGAATGAAACCGTACTTTGTAAGCAGATAGATGATACCGTATTTTTGAGAAACATGGACGGATACTGGGAAATCATTGGCTGCATCTGcaggaaagaaaatgtccacattcttcttctggaaaacAGGAGCTCCCTCTTGATGGTCAATTTCAATTACGTGTAATTGACCACCGGTGGCCGTTCTGTTACCACATACAAATACCTGTGTGTCGACGGAGGCACCgctcaatttcaatgtGGCGAAATTACAGACGTGACCGTCGATTGCCTGGGAGATATTTCTTGCCTTTGAGTACAATTGGATGTGGCCTACAATGCGTCCCTCTTCTTGAGCGATACCAGTGACTGCAATCCAAGTGTTGTCCTTGTTCGATACATAGTTGATGATCTGGTTGTTGGTTAAAGAGACATGTTTATCGGCCAATCTAACTGGACCATCCCCAGTGCCATCAAATACATTCCACTCAAAAATTGCGTTCTGAGTTACCAAACCAAGAGTCTGCTCATTGAGCCATTTCCAGAATATAACGGGTTCTGACATCGTGAACGACTTTAGTCTCTGTTTGGTATCCAGGTTGAAGATCTGTAGGGTTGTTCCGTTAGCACGCAGAGAAATAACGTTCTGAGATGGATGCATGATGGCATTATCCGCTGTCATGTTCTTTTTGGTCacattgttgttgttgtgcAAGTCAATGATGCTGACAGTGTTGCCATTGGCACCTTGTTCCCTGACACACACGAAACGATCAGATTCCAACGTCGTGGATCGAAAATCCAGGAATTGGGGCTGGATGCCGATATCGGTCAACTGAAGGGGTTCTGTGAACTCGATTGGAATATCGCTGGACATCTTGTCGTTAGTTCAATGACCTGGTGTCTGGATTGTTTTCCAAGGAAGGGAAGAGTGATTTGTCCAGAGCTGAATCTGAAATGGCGGTCGCGAATCTGTGATGTAAGGGCTACGGCGAAGCCAGGCCGGGTGACACGGCAATACCGGACAAATCGAGAGTCCAAGGCGGAAAGTGCGCAAGACACAGGCAGTGCTATATTTGGCATTACAACAACATTAGTTTAGTCTTAAACTAAGCGAAACTACGTACTTACAACTTTGCTAGAACCCTGTCGGCGGAGGAATGCTTGACCTCAGGGCCCTTCTCTGCAAACACGTTTTGCACCACACCGTCTTTTCCAACGATTAAGGCAAATCTTCCGGTTCTTTGACCCAGTCCAGCAACTGACAGATCGAGGGTCAGTCCCAACTTGTTGGCCAGCTCCAAGTTGGTGTCAGAAGCGAAGATGATCTTGTCGGAATCGGCTCCCAGAGCCTTCTTCCATGAGTTCAATACGAATGCATCGTTGGCAGTGATCACCAGGATGAAGTCAATTcccttcttcaagaaagttGGCAAGTTCTTGATGTATGGTGGGAGATGTTCCTCGTGACAGGTACTCGTGAAAGCACCTGGAGCGGCAACGACAATAAATCTCTTGCCTTGCACGGTCTCTCTCAAATTGAAAGGAGCTGGCCCACCCCCAGATGATGGAATGTGGAACATTGTAGCATCGGTTGGGAATCTATCTCCTCTCTTAAcagtttgaaaatttcTTGACATCTtagaatttttttttttgtcttgGTGGGATTCCTTCGTTTTGTGCGATTACTCTGAAATCtagaaaatttgaaatctATCCAGCTGCTTCATTGACATCTCTCCAGCCTTTTATATTGTTCACCCTTCTCCACATCGATATCGCCTATGAATCTTGAATAGCCTCTGGAAAAAAGAGGTTACAAGACTAAGATACCTCCTTTCGAGTCGTGCACCAATCCCCCCGCGTTATCGTTAAGCTGCCTTCAGTTGTCTCTCCCCCAGCTCTAAGCTACTTGTAGGAATTACGCAATCcttgttgagtttgaacCCTTCTGGTTGGggtatttttcaagttaaAGTTACGTCATTTCCATTGGAAAGAACAGGGATTccctcttttttctctttttggcAGGTCTGTTTGAATCACTTTCCTCCGCGAGCCCCTAGACAACCTCCTTCATAGCCTTTTATCACTACTGTTTTGACACTCCAGAAATGAAAATTATCAGATTAGCATCAGTGGCTACCGTGGCTACCCTGGCACACTCGCTTTTGATACCATCTCTTGACCAATTGAATATCCAATTGCCGTTTTCCTTGCCCCATCATACTGAGTCTCCATCGCTGAAATTACAGGGATCTAACccatttgaatcttccaCAGTGAGACCCGACCCTATCCAGATATATTCGACTGGATATAAGGTGATTGAGAACTCCTATATTGTCACTGTAGACAGTTCCATCACTGATTCGGAACTTCAGCAGCTTTATGACTACATTAAAGGTGGATACGAATTCATGTTGAACAATGAAGACCCCTTTTTCGTTGCCATGGGTATTAAGAGACTACCCAAGCATTCTTTGTTTGAACCTTTCAGTATCGGTGACTCCATGAAAGGCTTTGTCGGTTTCTTTCCACCAAGACTAGTTGAAAAACTGGCCTCTATGGACCTTCCTATAGTGGCTATCGAGGCAGATTCAGTAGTCCATTCGACAAAAGAGTACGCAGTTGACGAACATGTAACCTGGGGTTTGGCTAGAATTTCCCAGAGGCAAACACTAGATACCAATAGAAATTATATATACCATGTCGATGGTGGCAAAAATGTTACCGCCTATGTCATCGACACTGGTATTTTTGTTGACCAtgaacagtttgaaaagcGGGCTCGTTGGGGTGCAACTATCCCATTTGGGGACGTTGACAAGGATGCCAATGGACACGGAACTCATGTGGCTGGTACAATCGGTTCCGCAAAATATGGTGTGGCTAAACAGACTTCACTGGTGGCAGTAAAGGTGCTCAACTCTGATGGGACTGGCACCCTTTCAGATGTCATTAAAGGCATTGAGTTTGTGGTCAAAGACCACAAGAGCTCAAGGGGCAAGTCTAAGGGCTCTGTTGCTAACATGTCCTTAGGTGGTGGTCTGTCAGTTGCTCTCACATACGCTGTAAATGCTGCTGTTGATAATGGCATCCACTTTGCCGTAGCCGCTGGAAATGACAATGCTAACGCTTGCAGTTACTCTCCAGCAAATTCAGCTAAGGCAATCACTGCAGCTGCCTCTACTGTCGAGGACGAACGTGCGTTCTTCAGTAACTGGGGTACCTGTGTGGACGTCTTTGCCCCAGGGTATCTTATTGAGTCCACCTACATTGGCCTTCCAACCTCCACAAGAGTTCTTTCGGGTACTTCGATGGCCTCTCCACACGTTGCCGGTCTTTTGAGTTACTACCTCTCTCTACAACCCGGGCATGAATCGCAATATAACTCCGGTGACTCATTGACCCCAGCTCAACTAAAAGCTAGGATTTTGAGTTTCAGTACCAAGGATGTACTTGATGACTCGGATCTAAACTATGGCACTCCTAACTTGCTAATCTACAACTCAAGAGACAACATTACTGAATTTTGGGATTATTAAGGGATAGTAAGTTACTTTGTTCCACTATTTTTgatcatcaaaaatgactTTATCTGTAAATAAGTAATTGTCATTCAGTTTTGactgttcttcttttgtgaGGCAAACTCTATAATGTTCCACTAGCATATCACTCTTTTGCTTATCTTTCATTATTTGAACTAACTCAATGTATCGATGCATTTTGTTACTGTGGCATATACGACCAGTATGCCCTCCTGTAAGAGCATCTAGCCTGGGATCATCTGCTATTGCTGGCAATTGCTCATTAGTGTAGTATTTTTCGAATAGGTCTTTGGTCTCCTTTTCGGTTAAAAATCCTTCCTGGGAATCAAATTTATTTTTAAATATTGGGTCAACTCTTGGCCAGTTCCGCAGTTGATCTTCTATCCCAACAAAATTAGAATTAGAAGAGCTTTGAGGAGAAAACTCTTTGGGAATTGATCCCGACACTGTACCTGTGCTCTCCTTACCAGGTTTGGATGGtctctcttcaaaaatttcatcatcttcgGATATCAATATCGGACTTCTGGGCCTTGGGCGACCTGATaccaaactcttttgagTGCTGCTGGCAAGTACAGTATTTTCGTTCTCTTCACTCAGATCAATAGCGAAAGACATCTTATCTTTTTTACTATTGGAACTGGCCAGCATACCCAAgatatcaatatcatcttcatcactataatccaaaaagtttttctctttctcaCCATTGCTATTCACTTTCTCTACTAGATCCGTAGCTTTCTGAAACCCAGTGTTGACTCCATCGGGTAGTAAGAAcgtctttgatttctttttgggaTTTAGTTGAAGCTCCATGATAGTAGCTTGTCGTTTACTGTTTGCTCTGGATgaagctttctttttactCTTGGACAATTCTGTTGCAACTTTCAACAATTTCTCATTGTCCTCAATGTCACGAAGCTCGATGGTATCTTCAGGAATTTCAATGAGTGTTTTCCTCACCCTTGGTTCTAAATCCGGTGGAAGTATTCGGTCAGATTTGTGGTAATTAATGACATCGCCGTCActgatttgtttctgaatCCAAGCGTAATTATCCATTGCCTTGTTAAACTTAGCCTCTTCATTATTAGAGCACAGGATAAGAACCTTTCCTGTCCGCTTTCTGCCAGTTCTACCCATTCTCTGGATATTTTTGATTGGACTGTTGGTTGTATCAAAACAAATGATAAAGTCGACTTCTCCAATATCTAAACCTTCCTCGCCAATAGAAGTGGCAACAAGTATGTTCAGTTCATCACCACGAAACTTATCGATTAAATCCTTCTGAGCTTTCTGGTTCATTCCTTTCAGGTGGGCTAGTTTGGAACTTTCTATTCGATTCCTTGTATCTATCTTGACTGTCTCTGAGCCTTTTTGTCCTGTCACTTCCTCCATGTTGgagtctttttcttcagcagtctttttcttgacCTTCCGTCGGGAATGCTTGGCCTTATACTCCTGCTCATCAAATTTATTGCGCTCTTTTGCCTGTCCAATGAAAATATGAGGCTTAAAAAGTGGCTGTGGATACCTTTTGTTATCACTCTCAATCACTTTCACAATTTCTAATGCCGACTCTCTAAACTCTGTAAAGATAATAACTTTAGAATTCAGAAGATTCTCTTTTACACTGAAAAAATCTCTCAATTGTTCCAGCATAACTGGAAGTTTAGGGTGACTAAACGCCCCCTCAGTAATATCCGGGTTGTGAGTAGAGGCAATTTTATCCTGCCTTATCTGGGTTTCGACTTCTCTTAAAAGCTGCTTGATAGCAGGATGATAATAGAAGCTATGTGCATGCttgttttttgatttcttcgCTTCCCACTTTGTCGTAAACTCGTCGtacttttctttgaaatatgaATAGAATGCCACAACACCATATACACTTAATCTTCGAAAAGATTCGCCAGCTGTAATCAGTAGCTGTAAGAGAAAGAAGTACATCCATTTGGTTCCCTCTGGTAGCCTCGGATTCCCTTGAACTTTCTGTGATGCTTCCCTGGCTTGAAATGCATTGATTTTGGCAACACCCATTGGTTCAAAGATCTGGTATTTGACGCATTGTTCATAGATGGGCGCTATTGCTTCACATATTAATTCAGTGTATGCTGTCATGCGCTCATTGGGGTCACATTGGACTTTTTCCAGTGTTCTGTTTTTTATGTATTTCTTAATGTCCAGACTTTCATCTGTTCTAATTTCGATGGAGGAGATCATCAGATTATCCACAATCTCTTGAACTCCTTCGACATCCGCAGATGGAGTTGCGGTCAACGCCAACAACCTAAAGGATGTGTTAAATCTTTTGATATATTGTGCTACATTGTTGTAAGCATATCG
It encodes the following:
- a CDS encoding Vacuolar proteinase B (yscB), a serine protease of the subtilisin family, with translation MKIIRLASVATVATLAHSLLIPSLDQLNIQLPFSLPHHTESPSLKLQGSNPFESSTVRPDPIQIYSTGYKVIENSYIVTVDSSITDSELQQLYDYIKGGYEFMLNNEDPFFVAMGIKRLPKHSLFEPFSIGDSMKGFVGFFPPRLVEKLASMDLPIVAIEADSVVHSTKEYAVDEHVTWGLARISQRQTLDTNRNYIYHVDGGKNVTAYVIDTGIFVDHEQFEKRARWGATIPFGDVDKDANGHGTHVAGTIGSAKYGVAKQTSLVAVKVLNSDGTGTLSDVIKGIEFVVKDHKSSRGKSKGSVANMSLGGGLSVALTYAVNAAVDNGIHFAVAAGNDNANACSYSPANSAKAITAAASTVEDERAFFSNWGTCVDVFAPGYLIESTYIGLPTSTRVLSGTSMASPHVAGLLSYYLSLQPGHESQYNSGDSLTPAQLKARILSFSTKDVLDDSDLNYGTPNLLIYNSRDNITEFWDY
- a CDS encoding Clathrin heavy chain, subunit of the major coat protein, which translates into the protein MSSDIPIEFTEPLQLTDIGIQPQFLDFRSTTLESDRFVCVREQGANGNTVSIIDLHNNNNVTKKNMTADNAIMHPSQNVISLRANGTTLQIFNLDTKQRLKSFTMSEPVIFWKWLNEQTLGLVTQNAIFEWNVFDGTGDGPVRLADKHVSLTNNQIINYVSNKDNTWIAVTGIAQEEGRIVGHIQLYSKARNISQAIDGHVCNFATLKLSGASVDTQVFVCGNRTATGGQLHVIEIDHQEGAPVFQKKNVDIFFPADAANDFPVSVHVSQKYGIIYLLTKYGFIHLYDVESSTSLFVNRISAEPVFTAASYNNGTGIIAINRSGQVLTVDLSRESFIPYILNKLSNIPLALSLASRSGLPGAENLFTQQFNQCLASGDYDNAAKIAASSEQLRTSETINRLKNLQPAPGQISPILSYFSILLDKGTLNKFESIELAKPVLQQDKKPLFEKWLKEDKLQSSEELGDIVKPFDTTLALAVYMRAQVPVKVVSCLAEIGQFDKILPYCEKVNYHPEYTILIQNIVRVNPDKAAEFATSLLRQTPGLDIEKIADIFLSQNYIQQGTAFLLDALKDDKPAEGHLQTRLLEINLLHAPQVADAILGNNMFSQYDRPTIAALAEKAGLFQRALEHFDDIKDIKRVIVNTQAFPTDWLVNYFGKLNVEQSVACLREMLSKNIAQNLQVVIQVATKYSDLIGPVTLIKVFEEFKCTEGEYYYLASIVNVTQEPEVVFKYIEAAAKLGQVKEIERVTRENNVYNGEKVKNFLKEAKLDDQLPLIIVCDRYDFVHDLVLYLYKNKFFKFIEVYVQQVNPSKTPQVIAGLLDVDCDEAIIQSLLQTVIGQVPIAPLVEEVEKRNRLKLLLPFLEQTLQGGSADKTVYDTLAKIYIDSNNNPEKFLQDNDNYDTLVVGKYCEKRDPYLAYIAYSKGQNDEELIKITNENAMFKYQARYLLSRSDRQLWSVVLSEDNMYRRQLIDQVVGTAIPELEDPEPVSLAVEAFMDADLPSELIELLEKIILEPSPFNDNPSLQELLILTAIKADQTRVDSYIEKLDDFDPEEIGSLATEAGLYEEAFKVYNKFELYGKALKVLVEDVMSLDRGEEYAEKLDKPELWSQLGAAQLNGLRIPEAIESYIKAGDPSNFEQVIDIAEHAGKEEELIPFLKMARETLREPKVDGAIINAYANTDRLNDIEHFLQLSNAADLESIGDKLYEKHNYEAAKLLYSSISNYSKLASTLVYLGDYQAAVDCARKASNVKVWKQVNEACIDNKEFRLAQICGLNLIIHAEELDELVNKYEYFGYFDQLLSLFENGLGLERAHMGMFTELAVLYTKYSPDKTMEHLKLFWSRINIPKVLRACEAAHLWPELIFLYCHYDEWDNAALTIIERSSSAFEHSSFKEVIVKVSNLEIYYKAINFYLNEHPSLLTDLLSVMIPRIDLPRVVKLFQKSDNLPLVKPFLISVLDKNNSIVNQAYHDLLIEEEDYKSLRSVIESNDKFDALGLAERLEKHEVIFFRQIAAVLYRKNKKWNKAISILKTDRLWSDVIETAAISGSEKVASETLQYFVETGNKECFVATLYACYHLVNPDSILELSWLHGLGDYTKPYEISIAKNNQDRINELYKDLKKRQSQETNADDEQAGSQRLLLTNGTGIGLQPTGTGFGGF
- a CDS encoding peroxiredoxin; the encoded protein is MSRNFQTVKRGDRFPTDATMFHIPSSGGGPAPFNLRETVQGKRFIVVAAPGAFTSTCHEEHLPPYIKNLPTFLKKGIDFILVITANDAFVLNSWKKALGADSDKIIFASDTNLELANKLGLTLDLSVAGLGQRTGRFALIVGKDGVVQNVFAEKGPEVKHSSADRVLAKL
- a CDS encoding ATP-dependent DNA helicase; its protein translation is MPNGVDLDSFLDDLSDGEFEKLLEPEVNRQQITHVDVRREPAQKTLDGAIAVGQNGTTYKEIRHKVTFKKTHHKLCTPNLETYIYPTNLEVREYQFSIVKTALFKNTLVSLPTGLGKTLIASTVMLNFYRWSETAKIIFMAPTRPLVAQQIRACYTITGIPPQDTAILLDKTRRSREEIWDSKRVFFTTPQVVENDLTNGLLNPKDIICLVIDEAHRAKKRYAYNNVAQYIKRFNTSFRLLALTATPSADVEGVQEIVDNLMISSIEIRTDESLDIKKYIKNRTLEKVQCDPNERMTAYTELICEAIAPIYEQCVKYQIFEPMGVAKINAFQAREASQKVQGNPRLPEGTKWMYFFLLQLLITAGESFRRLSVYGVVAFYSYFKEKYDEFTTKWEAKKSKNKHAHSFYYHPAIKQLLREVETQIRQDKIASTHNPDITEGAFSHPKLPVMLEQLRDFFSVKENLLNSKVIIFTEFRESALEIVKVIESDNKRYPQPLFKPHIFIGQAKERNKFDEQEYKAKHSRRKVKKKTAEEKDSNMEEVTGQKGSETVKIDTRNRIESSKLAHLKGMNQKAQKDLIDKFRGDELNILVATSIGEEGLDIGEVDFIICFDTTNSPIKNIQRMGRTGRKRTGKVLILCSNNEEAKFNKAMDNYAWIQKQISDGDVINYHKSDRILPPDLEPRVRKTLIEIPEDTIELRDIEDNEKLLKVATELSKSKKKASSRANSKRQATIMELQLNPKKKSKTFLLPDGVNTGFQKATDLVEKVNSNGEKEKNFLDYSDEDDIDILGMLASSNSKKDKMSFAIDLSEENENTVLASSTQKSLVSGRPRPRSPILISEDDEIFEERPSKPGKESTGTVSGSIPKEFSPQSSSNSNFVGIEDQLRNWPRVDPIFKNKFDSQEGFLTEKETKDLFEKYYTNEQLPAIADDPRLDALTGGHTGRICHSNKMHRYIELVQIMKDKQKSDMLVEHYRVCLTKEEQSKLNDNYLFTDKVIFDDQK